In the genome of Gemmatimonadota bacterium, one region contains:
- a CDS encoding biopolymer transporter ExbD has translation MSRRRRGERTPLNAEINVVSLIDVMMLLMVIFMITAPMMQGGVDVALPKVDAKPLESKTALVVSVTADGRIFVDETRMSLGEFKATFPSMARRQGREGVYFRGDERARYGLVVEVLAVMRAAGVTNVGLVAEPETINK, from the coding sequence GTGAGCCGTCGTCGACGCGGGGAACGCACGCCGCTCAACGCGGAGATCAACGTCGTCTCGTTGATCGACGTGATGATGCTGCTGATGGTGATCTTCATGATCACCGCGCCCATGATGCAGGGCGGGGTAGACGTCGCGTTGCCGAAGGTGGATGCCAAACCGCTTGAATCAAAAACGGCGCTCGTGGTGAGTGTCACCGCTGACGGTCGCATCTTTGTGGACGAAACGCGGATGTCGCTCGGCGAGTTCAAGGCGACGTTTCCGTCGATGGCGCGTCGGCAGGGGCGCGAAGGCGTCTATTTCCGCGGCGACGAACGCGCACGGTACGGACTCGTGGTCGAGGTACTCGCCGTGATGCGTGCGGCGGGGGTGACCAACGTCGGCCTGGTCGCCGAGCCGGAGACCATCAACAAGTGA
- a CDS encoding TonB C-terminal domain-containing protein — protein MSAARRPAASITMPVGVSLLGHAAIIVGVIFMKTPPPLRMPPIYKVDLVAAPAGERAAGVVSDAPAPTEPAAKTPPRPDTKAKAPPTKANKAIPTKAAPRATPNVTAKSTPEAVKNPPKAGAGEVGGKGTDVVGVHTEGIVFPYPGYLQNIVRQIALNFQWKGNPALRAEAFFIIRRDGSIASFRFVSSSGNYAFDLEAKGAVEAAAKAFGLLPAGFTNDALPVIFSFDPSILR, from the coding sequence GTGAGTGCGGCTAGGCGGCCCGCGGCGTCGATCACTATGCCGGTGGGCGTGTCGCTCCTCGGTCACGCCGCGATCATCGTGGGCGTGATCTTTATGAAGACGCCACCCCCGCTTCGGATGCCGCCTATCTACAAGGTGGATCTCGTGGCCGCACCAGCCGGCGAACGCGCGGCCGGCGTCGTGTCGGACGCGCCCGCGCCAACGGAACCCGCCGCCAAAACGCCGCCTCGTCCCGATACGAAAGCCAAGGCGCCGCCGACGAAGGCGAACAAGGCCATCCCCACGAAGGCCGCGCCGCGCGCCACGCCGAATGTCACCGCGAAGTCCACGCCGGAGGCGGTAAAGAATCCGCCCAAGGCCGGCGCTGGTGAAGTTGGCGGCAAGGGGACCGATGTCGTTGGCGTGCACACGGAAGGCATCGTCTTTCCGTATCCGGGGTATCTGCAGAATATCGTGCGGCAGATTGCCCTGAATTTTCAGTGGAAGGGGAATCCGGCTCTCCGCGCCGAGGCGTTTTTCATTATTCGGCGCGACGGCTCGATTGCCAGCTTTCGGTTTGTCAGCAGTAGCGGTAACTACGCGTTCGACCTCGAGGCGAAGGGTGCGGTGGAGGCGGCGGCCAAAGCGTTTGGACTGTTGCCCGCTGGATTCACCAACGACGCCCTCCCCGTAATCTTCAGCTTCGACCCGAGTATCCTGCGATGA
- a CDS encoding MotA/TolQ/ExbB proton channel family protein, with the protein MDFQAGSAIPSTPVELVLKATLVTQIVLGLLALLSLFSWGVMLAKWLEFRRVSASSRGFLRDFAKASKLEQVAGLAKRSKPSPFTRIFTRAIDFLHETQPLGTANVAGAERGAHVTLTASQVEALRLVLDSETNAERDALSRFIPSLAMIGSASPLMGLMGTVLGVIQAFLGIARSGAGNLGAVAPGVAEALIATAAALAVAIPAVFGYNIFANKLNRFDSELEGFGSEVIALMAREGRI; encoded by the coding sequence TGAGCTCGTCCTCAAGGCGACGCTCGTCACGCAGATTGTGCTCGGCCTCCTGGCGCTCCTCTCGCTCTTTTCGTGGGGCGTGATGCTTGCCAAGTGGCTGGAGTTCCGTCGCGTGAGTGCGTCGTCGCGCGGATTCCTGCGCGACTTCGCCAAAGCGTCCAAGCTCGAACAGGTCGCGGGCCTCGCCAAGCGTTCCAAGCCAAGTCCGTTCACGCGCATCTTTACGCGCGCCATCGATTTTCTGCACGAGACGCAGCCACTCGGCACCGCGAATGTGGCGGGAGCTGAACGCGGCGCACACGTCACCCTCACGGCGTCGCAGGTGGAAGCGCTACGGCTCGTGCTCGATTCGGAAACCAATGCGGAGCGCGATGCCCTCAGTCGCTTTATTCCGTCGCTCGCGATGATCGGCTCGGCGAGTCCGCTGATGGGGCTGATGGGCACAGTCCTTGGCGTGATCCAAGCGTTCCTCGGTATCGCTCGGAGTGGCGCCGGCAATCTTGGCGCGGTCGCGCCGGGTGTCGCCGAGGCGTTGATCGCCACAGCGGCTGCGTTGGCTGTCGCTATTCCGGCGGTGTTCGGCTACAACATCTTCGCCAACAAGCTCAATCGCTTCGACAGTGAGCTCGAAGGGTTCGGATCGGAAGTCATCGCGCTGATGGCGCGCGAGGGTCGCATTTAA